ATGTGAATTTTGTTGGACCAATCCTGCCAACTTACCCTGATGAACTGCCAAGTAAGGAGGAGATAAGGGAAAAACTAGGTTTAGATGCTGAGAAACCATTAATATTTGCGCCTATAAGCGGACCTTTAAAGGAGCGGGCTTACATAATTGAGGTTCTAAAGAGAATATTCATGAAGTTTCCAGATGATTATCAGATTGTTATGTCTACTGGTAGCCCAGGTAACCCGATTGAAGTAACTAAATGTAGATGTCATTTTACATTATATAATTGGGTTCCAAATAGATTCGAGTACTTGAAGGCGTCTGATTTAGTAATTTCTAGGGCGGGGCATGGAACTTTAACGCAGAGCATATATTATGGTAAACCTATGATACTCATACCAACACCGAGTCACACTGAGCAGATAAATAATGCTAAGAGAGTAAAGGAGATGGGCATAGCTGAAACAATAGAACAAAGCGATGTAAATGTAAAAAGCCTTCTAAAGATGGTGAATAATATTCTATCGGATGAATTATATAGAAATAGAGTTGAGGAGATAAGAAAGAAGGTTACAAAAGTAAATGGATTAAAAGCCATAGTAGATGCAATCTTAAATATCACTAAGAGAAGAAATTGATGGCGCTGACGGTTATATAGTGGAGGGAGCCCTGTAATTCATCCCAAGTATATATATTTCAGCGCTTTCTTTTCTACTGGCTTCAGGTTTTATAATCCTAACTTGATTGAAATACGTTTTAACTTTATTTAAAAATTGGTCGAAGAGGTCGCCTTGAAAGACTTTTGTAAAGAAGTTTCCACCAACCCTAAGTGTTGAGAGCGCTATCTGTAGGGAGAATTCCGCTAGCTCTATTTGCCTAGCATGATCTAGTTCCCAGACTCCTGAAACATTTGGTGAAACATCAGATATTACAACATCCGCTGGACGTGGCAGGATGGTTTTAATCCTCTTTAATGTGTCAGGCTCTCTAATATCGCCGATAATTGTATAAACATTTTCATATTTTAGAGGCTCAATCTCCCTAATATCTACACCTAAAACAAAACCCCTATCTCCCACAACTTGTCTAGCAACCTGCAGCCACCCACCAGGCGCCGCACCTAGGTCAACAACTACATCGCCAGGTTTAATGAATCCATACTTCTTTATAGCTTGTATAAGTTTATATGCTGCGCGCGATCTATAATTTTCTTCTTTAGCCCTCCTATAATAATAGTCTCTTCTCCGTTTTGCAAGCCACTCCTTAGACAAAACGATTATTCACCACTAATTATATGCCTATTTCTGGTCAGTCTCAAGAATCCACTGCGTTAGTTTTTCGCAGTGGTTAGGGGAAAGTTTACCGCCAGCACCGCACTTCGAGTTCTCCTCGCAGGATATACATGGGCAGTCAATTATCGAGTCTATTGAAACCATTTGGCGTTTTGAATAAAGCCTATAGGTCCACCGTCCTCTTGAGAGCTCTCGTTCACGATAAATTAATCCCTTACTCTCAAGTCTCATGGATATTCTGGAGCCCTCTCTGCTGGTAGCATTTATTTCTCGCCATAGATCAGACTGCAATATGCCTTTCTCACCCATCCTCATTATTATATCAAGCGCTTTCTGCTCAAGATCATTCTGCTTAGGCATATACTCCCCTCATTTATCACCTAATTTACCCAGCATCACTAAATAGTATATGTTTTCTCGCCCATAAAAACATATTGAACAAACAGTATAACTTAATGTGCTACGCCATTAACCTTAAGGGAAAGCGGCGCATATTATAATCTTATGCGAAAAAAGGAAGGCTATTGCCTAGGCATTGAGAGTACAGCCGATGATTTCGGCGTTGGAATAGCATCATTCGATGGTGAAATATTAATTAACGTCAATGATGTCTACGTTCCGGAGAAGGGAGGGATTCATCCTAGGGAGGCATCTAGACACCACGCCATGGTAGCTGGAAAAGTTATATTTGAAGCCTTTAAGAAATCCGGAATAAAACCTAGAGAAATAGATGTAATAGCGTTTTCTCAGGGGCCTGGTTTAGGTCCATGCTTAAGAGTTGGCGCAACAGCCGCTAGGGCGTTAGCATCCTATTTGAGTAAGCCCCTTGTTGGAGTTAACCATTGCTTAGCACATATAGAGATAGGTAGAATGATTGGTGGAATAAAGGATCCCGTCACCCTCTATGTATCTGGTGGAAACACCATTGTGGCGGCATTCGAGGCTGGAAAATACCGGGTCTTCGGTGAGACGCTAGATATAGCTGTTGGAAATTGCTTAGATGTCTTCGCTAGGGAGGCGGGTTTAAGACCAAGGAGTGATAAGCCCTTAGGAGCCATAGTTGAAGAGATAGCCTCTAAAGGCAGTAAACTCATAAATTTACCATATACTGTAAAGGGCATGGACTTATCCTTCAGCGGTCTACTGACAGCGGCAATTAATCTGTTGCATGAGGGAAAATACTCTCTTGAGGATTTATGTTTCAGCTTCCAGGAAATAGCTTTTTCAATGCTTACAGAAGTCACTGAGAGAGCGTTAGCGCATACGGAGAAAACCGAGGTTCTATTGACTGGTGGAGTTGCAGCGAATAAGAGGCTTCAAACAATGTTAAAAATTATGGCTGAGGAGCACGGTGCCAGATTCTATGTTGTGCCGAAAGAGTATGCTACTGACAATGGCGCCATGATAGCTTGGACAGGAGTATTATGCTATAAATACGGATTAACCACACCTATTGAGAAGAGTTTTATAAAGTTAAAATGGAGATTAGATGACGTTGAGGTTCCATGGTTTGAGAACTATTGATTTCGTCTTGTTGGAGTGTTGATTATTTTGGGTACTTTAATAAAAAAGGGAGCCGAGGCAAGCATATATCTTGAGGAATGGTGTGGTCGAAAAGTTATTTTCAAAAAACGCCACTCAAAGAATTATCGAATCCATGAACTTGATAGGATTATTCAGATACAAAGGACGAAGCATGAGCCTCTAATGATTCACAAGGCTAAAGAGGCTGGTGTTCCAACACCGATAATATTCATGGTTAACCTTGAGGAGGCAACAATAATCATGGAGTTTGTAGAGGGAAAGCAGATAAAACAGGTACTTAATGATATGCCGGATGATGAAAGAATTAAATTATGCTATGATATCGGTAAACTTATAGGTAGACTACATAAAAACGGCATAATACATGGTGATCTTACAACGTCAAATATGATTTTAACACCGCATGGAAATATTGTTCTCATAGATTTTGGGTTAAGCGAACAGAGCACAGAGCTTGAAGCTAGAGGTGTAGACCTCCATTTAATGAAGAGAGCTTTTGCGAGTACACATTACAAGTATGCTGAGGAATGTTTTAACGCTGTTATTAAGGGATATGAGGAAGTAATGGGTAGCGATATTACAAGGGATGTTTTAAATAGAATTAAGGAAATAGAGAAAAGAGGCCGCTATATAGCGGAGAGGTGAATTAGAGATTGCTGAAGGATGCTTTTCCATATGGTAAACTAATATTTTTTGCGACCGGAAACATAAATAAGTTTAATGAGGCTAGGAGAATTCTGGCTGAATATAATATAGCCGTAGCAATGCTTAAAGTAAAAACTCTCGAAGTTCAAGACGATAATATAGAGAATATTGCTAAAATAAGCGTTTTAAATATTTCCCGCGAAATTAACTTACCTGTGATTGTTGAAGATGCTGGGCTTTTTATAGAGGCTTTAAATGGTTTTCCAGGACCCTACTCCTCATATGTTTATAGAACGATTGGCATAAATGGAATACTTAAACTTATGAGTGGAGTCAAAAACCGCAGAGCGCAGTTCAAGTCCACGGTCGCCTTCTGTGATTTAAATGGTAATGTAAGATGCTTTAATGGTGTGTCTAACGGCAGGATAGCTGAGAGCCCTAGGGGTAACATGGGTTTTGGCTTTGACCCAATATTTGAGCCGGAAGAGGAACCTAACAAAACATTCGGTGAAATGACAATTGAAGAAAAGAATGTTTTCTCGCATCGTGCAAGAGCTCTGAAGATGTTCGCTGAATGGTATAAGGGGTGGCGAAGCTCGAAATGACCAAAAAGTATATTTTCTAGATTCTAATCCTTTTGATCAATAGTTTGAGGATTGATGGTAATGCCGATAGTTGATCCATTGAAGAGAAGTATAGCTCAGAGAAAGAGACTCTACATGAAAATATGTAGAGATTGTGGAGTTAGGAATGCTCTAACCGCTGAAAAATGTAGAAAATGTAGAAGCAGAAATTTGAGATGGAAGAAACGTGAAAAGACGAGGTAAAATATTAGTTTCAGCGTATTTAGTGCACCTAGTATTCGTATCCCTTAATGATACTTGTACTTTTAACTTAGTTTAAGAATTATTTCAATTGGGCAGTCAGGTGGAACTTTAATCTTTCTCATCCACTTATCTCCGACTGCTATCATTGCGAATATTCCTGCAACTTCAGACTTTGCTTTATAAACGAGGTTGAGTAATGCATTCTGGGAGTCTCCGCTCTTTATTATGTCATCAACTATCAGAACACTGTCGCGCTTCTTGATCGAATCCCTTGGAATATAAAGTGTTAAAGTGTAACCTGAATCACTCAAAATATAGGTTTCCTCGAGGAATGAGGAGACCCCCACCTCCTTTGTAGTCTTTGCAATAACCAAATTAACGCCTAAGGCATTGGCAACCATCGTTGCAAGCGGGATACCGTCAACAGCTGAAGTTAAAACTTTGGTTATTCTTTTTCCAGCAAATTTAGCTATTGCATAATTTGCAGCCTGCCTAAGGAGAGTTATGTCCCCTATGAGGAGCGTATTATCAAAGTATCCGCTATCATCAAATTTTAATCTTCTCCTAAACTCATTCTCTAACCCAACTATCTTTGATAAAACTTCCCAAAGCTGGCGTGCTCTATCCTTATTTGGTAGAACATGTCCTTTTGCATATCTGCTTAGAACAGTTACTGGTAGATCTGTTTTAGCAGACAGATCTCTATAGGTAAAATATTTTTTTGCTGTCCGTAAGAGTTCGACTGTTGCTAAACGAAATTTCAAATCTTCAGCGTGAGTTAGAGCCTTAATTTCTTCAGATGTTAATTCGTGCAGCATTAGATACCATCTCCTAGGCGAAATTATCTTACTTAATTAACTAAGCAGAGGAGATTAACAATTTTATTTTCTGTATCCCTTATAATAGTTCGAAAACAATTCCTGTAAAATGGGACGTAAATAATTGAGAAAAAACTATTAATGAGGCATTTTAAGTTTCGTTTTACAGCCGGGGCAATAACATGTAATATTCAGCTTAAAAATAAATAAAAAAGGTTTCTTTATATTTTGGAATGCGCAACTTAAAGATCGCCAAATAATTATGAGGATATATTTGGACATGTTTATTAAGTGCGTCTTCAAGAGAAAATTTAAAGAAGTATGTTTTCACCACAATTAACTTAGGTAACTTCAATATGGGAGAAATAATTTAGTCAAGATGGAAGGTGCGGGTAATCTTATGGGTAGCGAAGAGGGTTCGAAAAGAAGGAGTCGCGTGAAAATCCTGTATAAACCACCTAAAGAAATAGTTATACTCGATTATTTTCAGTTCTCTAGGGATGCTTTGGATCAAATGTTTGCTCGGCTAATTCACTCTGGACTACCAGTTATAGCGCAGTGGGCTGAGGGACTGATTTTCATTTATTTTCCACTAGCGCCGGATACTGATGAATTAATGGAAAATTATCTTAAGGGAAGGATCTTTTGGAACTCTGTTAGCTTTGCTTTAATGCCAAAGTATTCTCCATCAATCAAGGTTGGTGGATTAGAGATACCGGTTCTGGATGTTTCAAGCCATCCGGTTCTAGTGGAGGTTGCAAGATGGCTGAAAAAGCACGCTAAGCCTGAGGTAAAAACAGAGGCTGGTATCATAAGAGGAAACCAGGTAACATAGGTTCTTACGGAAAACAGAATAACGGATAAATATGGGTTTTTATACTTTTTCTTTAATTCCCCTTAGGAGGAAAAATCTTGTTTGGTTATGCTGGTAGGATTTTAAGGGTGAATTTATCAACAGGAAAAACTATGAATGAGCCATTAAAGGAGGAAATGGCCAAGAAATACATTGGTGGTATAGGTTTAGGAATACGCTTGTTAATTGATAATTCTAAGCCTGGTATAGATCCATTAAGTCCAGAGAACCCTCTAATACTTGTGACTGGACCATTTAGTGGAACAGTTGCGCCTACAGGCGGTAATGGACATGCTTTTGTCGCTAAGTCTCCGCTGACCAATGGTGTCGGCGAGGCTAAGTCGCATGGTTTCTTTGGTGCCGAGCTTAAGAGGGCCGGATATGATGCAGTTATATTTGAGGGTAAATCTGAGAAGCCTGTTTACGTCTGGATAGATGATGATAGCGTCCAGATTATGGATGCAAAGCACCTATGGGGTAAGTCACCGCAGGAGACTGAGGATGTTATTAGGGAGGAGCTGGGTGACTACTACATCCGCGTAGCAGCAATAGGTTTGGCTGGTGAAAAGCTCTCGAGGATTGCTTGCATAATTAATGATAAGACTAGGGCTGCTGGAAGATGCGGTTTAGGCGCTGTTATGGGCTCAAAGAATCTTAAGGCTATAGCCGTTAGGGGAACTAAGGATGTTCCAGTAGCTAAGCCAGAGGAATTCCTCGAATTCGTTAAGGTTCTACATGAGAGGATGAAGGGTCCGGCAACGGTTAAGTATAGGACTCTCGGAACCCCACAGAACGTTTTGGTCCACAATTCACTTGGCTGTTTACCAACAAGAAACTTCACGAGCGCCGTCTTTGAGGGGGCTGAAAAGGTTAGCGGCGAATACCTAAACATGCATTTTGTTACAAAGATTATTGGTTGCTCCTCATGCGCTATGAGATGCGAGCACATAGCGGTTGTGCCGGAGGGACCGTATAAGGGGACTATGGCTAGGGTTGAGTATGAGCCGCTTTGGGCTTTTGGTCCCCACTGTGGCGTTGATCGCATGGATGCCATAATTAAAGCCATAGACTTATGCAACTATTATGGCATGGACTCTATATCTGCCGGTAATATTGTTGGTTTTGCAATGGACTGTTATGAGCATGGAATATTAACTAAGGATGATACTGGCGGATTAGACTTAAGGTTCGGTAATGCTGAGGCTATGATTAAGTTAACTGAGATGATGGGTAGGCGTGAGGGGCTGGGTAATATATTGGCTGAGGGTGTTAAGAGGGCTGCTGAAATGATTGGGAAGGGCGCTGAGAAATTTGCTAATCACATTAAAGGTCTTGAGATGACTGGTTATGATATTAGGGGGCTGAAGACGGCGGCAGTTGGATACGCAGTCTCATTCCGTGGAGCGGACCATAACAGGCATGGAGCATACGCCCTAGACATAGCTGGAAAGGTTGATAGATTCAAGTTTGAGAAGGGAAGGTCTAAGCTCGTTATTGAGATAGAAGACCTGTATATGATAATTGATTCGCTTATCGTCTGCAAATTCTCGAGGGGGGTCTACTATAAGGGATTCGAGGACCTAGCCAAATACTACACGCTTGTAACTGGAATCGATATGACGGCTGAGGAATTAAGGAGGACGGGTGAGAGGCTGAGCAATCTGGCAAGACTATACAATGTTAGGGAGGGCTTAACGAGAAAGGATGATCATTTGCCAATCAAGGTTATGACAACACCAATTCCAGATGAAACTGTATCAAAGGGAAGCTACATAACACAGGAGGAGCTGGACTTCATGCTTGACGATTACTATGCGCATAGGGGTTGGACGAGGAATGGTGTCCCAACGATTGAGAAGGTTACCGAGCTGGGCTTAGAGGATTTAGCCCATATAGTTAGGGGTAAGCTTTAATAACGGCGTTAACAAACTGAAGAATAAGTTAATGGAGGGAAAATAAGATGTCACATATACATATGAGAAAGTTCGTTTCAGCAGATCCTGATAAATGTGTTGGATGCAGCGTCTGTGAATATATATGCTCGTTCGAAAAGGAGAAAGTGTTTAATCCATTAAAATCACGTATAAGGGTTGTCCGATTAGATACAATTGTGAACATGTCCCTTTCATGCAGACTTTGTGAGGATGCTCCTTGTGTAGCAGCATGCCCACGTGATGCATTAAAGCAGTCTGAGACTACCGGCATAATAATGGTTGATGAGGATAAATGTAATGGTTGCGGATGGTGTATCGAAGCATGTGATTATGGAGCCATAATGCTCCATCCGGAGAAAAAAGTTGTGTTTGTATGTGATACATGTAATGGCAGCCCGAAGTGTGTAGAGTGGTGCCCTGAAAAAGCCCTAGACTTCATAACCAAAGATGTCCTAGCACAGAAATCTAGAATATCAGCGGTCAAAAAGTTATTCCAAGAAGTCTTAAAAACTTAAGATTGGCAGACATTTCCTTCAATTCATATTTAGTTTTTGTGGAGAACACCTTTTATATTAATTACTGTCCTCTTACATCTACTTCCAGATAATGAAGACTGAATAATAAGCCTACTACAATTGAATGCACCATGGAAAAATTTTTCCGTGAACCGACAACTGTAGTCAGCTAACAAAGTAACCCTAGATTTCTAGGGTAACCCAAGCGGTTTCCAGCCGACTGAGAACCCTATGCCCCCGGAAAAAGAGTCTATAAGCCATCCTAAGAGAACAATTCTTAGCCCCAAAGGGTTTAACCCTAATCCACAAATCTCTGCTCTCCTATAAAAACCAATTTTAAGCCTTTTTCAAAATTATGGAAAGAAGATTGGTGCTCCGGGCGGGATTTGAACCCGCGTCTCCGGCTCGAAAGGCCGGAATACTTGACCGGTCTATACTACCGGAGCCCTTAAAATTGTTATTTATGTGCTTATTTTTATGCTTCTCCCATGAGGAAGCGCATTTGCGCCAGTCTATCCATTACTTCAACTATGGCTCTCTCAATATCATGTCTCTTGTTTTTATAGGTTTCTTCATCTATCTTTCCCCTTTTATATTGTTCGTCTAGATTTTTTAGCTCCTTTAAGAGCTGGTCACGTTGCTTTTCTAAGCTTTTTGTGGTTGCGCTTATCTCATCATACATATTTCACACCGAATCTTTTCTAGAGCGGAATTAAATTTAAAAAGTTTACTCATCCCCTAATTTAATAAGGTTTTCCAGCAGATACTGTTTTGGTGAGTGATGAAATGAGTATATCTAGGGTGCCAATAAAAATAGATGTTGAGGGATTAGGTGAAGCAAAAGCAATTTTAATACGCATCCTCTCGCCTAGAACTGTAGACGCGATCACCAGACTGCTGCCAATAGAGGGTAGAGCCGCCATATGGCAGAGCCAGATATACTTTGAAATTCCAATAAAGCTTGGTATTGAAAAGCCCAGAGAAACAGTTAAGAAGGGGGATTTAGCCTACTGGCCATTTGGGAAAGCCTTCTGCATATTCTTTGAGGATATGCGTCCCTATAGCCCAGTAAACCTAATTGGGCAGGTTACAGAGAATATTGATCTATTCAACAAAGTAAAAAGTGGAATGAAAATA
The DNA window shown above is from Candidatus Bathyarchaeia archaeon and carries:
- a CDS encoding glycosyltransferase, translated to MRIYFGVCGIGLGHAGRCIPIANRLREMGAEILFSTYRDAVKYVEEEGYSVVEPPSMSAMVKPDGTIDFRQTLVNPGPFLASFIFTRQVETEIRFMRSFKPDVVVSDSRVSPILAAKALNIPSLCIVNQFQIIIPRKKRLLRLAKIVDTGELAIIGRIWISGTVPLMIPDFPPPYTISAGNLRMPMAYYRHVNFVGPILPTYPDELPSKEEIREKLGLDAEKPLIFAPISGPLKERAYIIEVLKRIFMKFPDDYQIVMSTGSPGNPIEVTKCRCHFTLYNWVPNRFEYLKASDLVISRAGHGTLTQSIYYGKPMILIPTPSHTEQINNAKRVKEMGIAETIEQSDVNVKSLLKMVNNILSDELYRNRVEEIRKKVTKVNGLKAIVDAILNITKRRN
- a CDS encoding RlmE family RNA methyltransferase, with the protein product MSKEWLAKRRRDYYYRRAKEENYRSRAAYKLIQAIKKYGFIKPGDVVVDLGAAPGGWLQVARQVVGDRGFVLGVDIREIEPLKYENVYTIIGDIREPDTLKRIKTILPRPADVVISDVSPNVSGVWELDHARQIELAEFSLQIALSTLRVGGNFFTKVFQGDLFDQFLNKVKTYFNQVRIIKPEASRKESAEIYILGMNYRAPSTI
- a CDS encoding Lrp/AsnC family transcriptional regulator, whose protein sequence is MPKQNDLEQKALDIIMRMGEKGILQSDLWREINATSREGSRISMRLESKGLIYRERELSRGRWTYRLYSKRQMVSIDSIIDCPCISCEENSKCGAGGKLSPNHCEKLTQWILETDQK
- the kae1 gene encoding KEOPS complex N(6)-L-threonylcarbamoyladenine synthase Kae1 translates to MRKKEGYCLGIESTADDFGVGIASFDGEILINVNDVYVPEKGGIHPREASRHHAMVAGKVIFEAFKKSGIKPREIDVIAFSQGPGLGPCLRVGATAARALASYLSKPLVGVNHCLAHIEIGRMIGGIKDPVTLYVSGGNTIVAAFEAGKYRVFGETLDIAVGNCLDVFAREAGLRPRSDKPLGAIVEEIASKGSKLINLPYTVKGMDLSFSGLLTAAINLLHEGKYSLEDLCFSFQEIAFSMLTEVTERALAHTEKTEVLLTGGVAANKRLQTMLKIMAEEHGARFYVVPKEYATDNGAMIAWTGVLCYKYGLTTPIEKSFIKLKWRLDDVEVPWFENY
- a CDS encoding KEOPS complex kinase/ATPase Bud32 codes for the protein MGTLIKKGAEASIYLEEWCGRKVIFKKRHSKNYRIHELDRIIQIQRTKHEPLMIHKAKEAGVPTPIIFMVNLEEATIIMEFVEGKQIKQVLNDMPDDERIKLCYDIGKLIGRLHKNGIIHGDLTTSNMILTPHGNIVLIDFGLSEQSTELEARGVDLHLMKRAFASTHYKYAEECFNAVIKGYEEVMGSDITRDVLNRIKEIEKRGRYIAER
- a CDS encoding XTP/dITP diphosphatase, coding for MLKDAFPYGKLIFFATGNINKFNEARRILAEYNIAVAMLKVKTLEVQDDNIENIAKISVLNISREINLPVIVEDAGLFIEALNGFPGPYSSYVYRTIGINGILKLMSGVKNRRAQFKSTVAFCDLNGNVRCFNGVSNGRIAESPRGNMGFGFDPIFEPEEEPNKTFGEMTIEEKNVFSHRARALKMFAEWYKGWRSSK
- a CDS encoding 50S ribosomal protein L40e, translating into MPIVDPLKRSIAQRKRLYMKICRDCGVRNALTAEKCRKCRSRNLRWKKREKTR
- a CDS encoding phosphoribosyltransferase family protein, giving the protein MLHELTSEEIKALTHAEDLKFRLATVELLRTAKKYFTYRDLSAKTDLPVTVLSRYAKGHVLPNKDRARQLWEVLSKIVGLENEFRRRLKFDDSGYFDNTLLIGDITLLRQAANYAIAKFAGKRITKVLTSAVDGIPLATMVANALGVNLVIAKTTKEVGVSSFLEETYILSDSGYTLTLYIPRDSIKKRDSVLIVDDIIKSGDSQNALLNLVYKAKSEVAGIFAMIAVGDKWMRKIKVPPDCPIEIILKLS
- a CDS encoding aldehyde ferredoxin oxidoreductase family protein gives rise to the protein MFGYAGRILRVNLSTGKTMNEPLKEEMAKKYIGGIGLGIRLLIDNSKPGIDPLSPENPLILVTGPFSGTVAPTGGNGHAFVAKSPLTNGVGEAKSHGFFGAELKRAGYDAVIFEGKSEKPVYVWIDDDSVQIMDAKHLWGKSPQETEDVIREELGDYYIRVAAIGLAGEKLSRIACIINDKTRAAGRCGLGAVMGSKNLKAIAVRGTKDVPVAKPEEFLEFVKVLHERMKGPATVKYRTLGTPQNVLVHNSLGCLPTRNFTSAVFEGAEKVSGEYLNMHFVTKIIGCSSCAMRCEHIAVVPEGPYKGTMARVEYEPLWAFGPHCGVDRMDAIIKAIDLCNYYGMDSISAGNIVGFAMDCYEHGILTKDDTGGLDLRFGNAEAMIKLTEMMGRREGLGNILAEGVKRAAEMIGKGAEKFANHIKGLEMTGYDIRGLKTAAVGYAVSFRGADHNRHGAYALDIAGKVDRFKFEKGRSKLVIEIEDLYMIIDSLIVCKFSRGVYYKGFEDLAKYYTLVTGIDMTAEELRRTGERLSNLARLYNVREGLTRKDDHLPIKVMTTPIPDETVSKGSYITQEELDFMLDDYYAHRGWTRNGVPTIEKVTELGLEDLAHIVRGKL
- a CDS encoding 4Fe-4S dicluster domain-containing protein, with the protein product MSHIHMRKFVSADPDKCVGCSVCEYICSFEKEKVFNPLKSRIRVVRLDTIVNMSLSCRLCEDAPCVAACPRDALKQSETTGIIMVDEDKCNGCGWCIEACDYGAIMLHPEKKVVFVCDTCNGSPKCVEWCPEKALDFITKDVLAQKSRISAVKKLFQEVLKT
- a CDS encoding cyclophilin-like fold protein, producing the protein MSISRVPIKIDVEGLGEAKAILIRILSPRTVDAITRLLPIEGRAAIWQSQIYFEIPIKLGIEKPRETVKKGDLAYWPFGKAFCIFFEDMRPYSPVNLIGQVTENIDLFNKVKSGMKIEVERIL